In one window of Streptomyces sp. NBC_01224 DNA:
- a CDS encoding DUF305 domain-containing protein, with protein MAMEVHLLIRRRTMCVRRSVLAVAVMSAVLALGACDEGGGDNRTKAQAGGGSSVVAPGKPGEPARTLSAEEAAKAAGDDTPNSADFRYVQMMIQHHAQALELTGLVPTRSDSTAVKRLAERITAGQKPEIGAMEGWLTHNGGEKRRSGHDHSAMPGMATPAQLDQLRTADGAAFDKLFLKLMTTHHQGAITMATDVLSQGNNVQVEEMAGDVVAQQTVEIDRMRAMSS; from the coding sequence CGTCGGACCATGTGTGTACGCAGATCTGTTCTCGCCGTGGCCGTCATGTCCGCCGTTCTCGCCCTGGGTGCATGTGATGAGGGAGGCGGTGACAACCGTACGAAGGCGCAGGCAGGCGGGGGGTCTTCGGTTGTGGCGCCCGGGAAACCGGGAGAGCCCGCGCGGACCTTGTCCGCCGAGGAGGCCGCGAAGGCCGCCGGGGACGACACCCCCAACTCGGCCGACTTCCGATATGTGCAGATGATGATCCAACACCACGCCCAGGCGCTGGAGTTGACCGGCCTCGTCCCCACCCGCTCCGACTCCACCGCGGTCAAGCGGCTCGCCGAGCGCATCACCGCAGGCCAGAAGCCGGAGATCGGTGCCATGGAGGGGTGGCTCACACACAATGGCGGAGAGAAGCGCAGGAGCGGCCACGATCACTCGGCGATGCCCGGAATGGCGACCCCGGCGCAGCTGGATCAGCTGCGGACGGCGGACGGCGCGGCCTTCGACAAGCTCTTCCTGAAGTTGATGACCACACACCATCAGGGAGCGATCACGATGGCGACGGACGTGCTCTCGCAGGGGAACAATGTGCAGGTCGAGGAGATGGCCGGGGACGTCGTCGCCCAGCAGACGGTGGAGATCGACAGAATGCGCGCGATGTCGTCCTGA